A genomic region of Jeotgalibaca ciconiae contains the following coding sequences:
- the prmA gene encoding 50S ribosomal protein L11 methyltransferase: MKWNEVVIITTTEAADATANLLVEAGAQGTVIEDELDYINLQDDGFGQLKDSRDIPEFGHDVFVKAYYPDEKLFKDTLNVIRKKMSEMTAMGLTLGKYELLINDIKEEDWEHSWKQFYHPIRVTRYLTIVPFWEKYKPVQVDEKILLMDPGMAFGTGTHPTTRLSLEALETVVRGGEKVLDVGTGSGILSIASKALGAGEVFAYDIDSVAIKQTKMNVELNGYTSQIAIEKNSLLEGIHDAGADIIVANILAEILLLMIEDAWNNLKNNGVFILSGIIDSKKEELLEVLVEQGFIIEEIKNSKDWYCIICKKELEGE, translated from the coding sequence ATGAAGTGGAATGAAGTCGTAATTATAACAACAACAGAAGCAGCAGACGCTACAGCGAATCTTTTAGTTGAGGCTGGAGCTCAAGGTACCGTAATTGAAGATGAGTTAGACTATATTAATCTGCAAGACGATGGATTTGGACAGTTAAAGGATAGTCGTGATATACCTGAATTTGGTCATGATGTATTTGTAAAAGCATATTATCCAGATGAAAAACTATTTAAGGATACATTGAACGTTATTCGGAAAAAAATGAGCGAAATGACTGCAATGGGTTTAACGCTTGGGAAATATGAACTATTAATTAATGATATAAAAGAAGAGGATTGGGAGCATTCGTGGAAGCAATTCTACCATCCAATTCGTGTGACGCGTTACTTAACAATTGTTCCTTTCTGGGAAAAGTACAAACCGGTACAGGTTGATGAAAAAATATTACTAATGGATCCTGGAATGGCATTTGGGACTGGAACACATCCGACTACTCGTCTTTCGTTAGAAGCTCTTGAAACGGTTGTAAGAGGGGGAGAGAAGGTTCTTGATGTGGGGACAGGATCAGGAATCTTGAGTATCGCTTCAAAGGCATTAGGAGCAGGAGAAGTTTTTGCTTATGATATTGATTCTGTTGCAATCAAACAAACAAAGATGAATGTAGAATTGAATGGATATACTTCACAGATTGCGATTGAGAAGAATAGCCTGTTAGAGGGTATTCATGACGCAGGTGCAGATATTATTGTTGCAAATATACTTGCTGAAATATTGCTATTGATGATTGAAGATGCATGGAATAATCTTAAAAATAACGGAGTATTTATTTTATCGGGCATCATTGATTCAAAGAAAGAGGAGCTTTTAGAAGTATTAGTTGAACAAGGTTTTATAATTGAGGAAATAAAAAATTCCAAAGATTGGTACTGCATCATCTGCAAAAAGGAGCTAGAGGGAGAATAA
- the gpsB gene encoding cell division regulator GpsB — protein MADKNLTTKDILQKEFKNSMRGYNVSEVDEFLDMIIRDYESYQKDIAYLQSENERMRSRVDELTKQAAIGKRTQSSASPGSGVTNFDILKRLSNLEKHVFGSKLEDRQDDEELLND, from the coding sequence ATGGCTGATAAAAACTTAACAACAAAGGATATTTTACAAAAAGAATTCAAAAACTCCATGAGAGGATATAACGTGAGTGAAGTAGATGAATTCTTAGATATGATTATCCGAGACTATGAATCTTATCAAAAAGATATTGCTTATTTGCAGAGCGAAAATGAACGCATGCGCAGTCGTGTTGATGAATTAACAAAACAAGCTGCAATTGGAAAACGAACACAATCAAGTGCTAGCCCTGGCAGTGGCGTAACGAATTTCGATATCCTAAAACGTCTTTCTAATCTAGAAAAACATGTCTTTGGCTCTAAATTAGAAGATCGTCAAGATGATGAAGAATTATTAAATGATTGA
- a CDS encoding 16S rRNA (uracil(1498)-N(3))-methyltransferase yields MQRYMISKGLNEFSTASLFLSGDHYHHMKNVMRFKPGTKVYVTDPNSYSCIGEIIEYTSEKQVILKWVADEGKNNELPIDVTIACGLPKGDKLDLIIQKSTELGVNTIIPFSSDYSIVKWDESKKKKKQQRFQKITQEAAEQAHRQAVPKIEILKTMDELLTFSNDYQFKLVAYEEDAKAGEQGAFAKTLQQMKRGERLLIIFGPEGGLSPAEIDKFREKDFLTCGLGPRILRTETAPLYALSAISYQFELLNRGD; encoded by the coding sequence ATGCAAAGATACATGATTTCAAAAGGTTTAAATGAATTTTCTACAGCATCCTTATTTCTTTCTGGCGATCACTATCACCATATGAAAAATGTGATGCGTTTTAAGCCTGGCACAAAAGTATATGTGACAGACCCAAATTCTTATAGTTGTATTGGAGAAATAATTGAGTATACTTCCGAAAAGCAAGTTATTTTAAAATGGGTGGCAGATGAGGGGAAAAATAATGAGCTGCCTATTGATGTTACTATTGCTTGCGGTCTGCCCAAAGGAGACAAACTGGACCTTATTATTCAAAAAAGCACGGAATTGGGAGTAAATACAATCATCCCTTTTTCTTCTGACTATTCTATTGTAAAATGGGATGAGAGCAAGAAAAAGAAAAAACAGCAACGTTTTCAAAAAATAACTCAAGAAGCTGCTGAACAAGCTCATCGACAAGCTGTGCCAAAAATTGAAATCCTTAAAACTATGGATGAACTTTTAACGTTTTCTAACGATTATCAATTTAAATTAGTTGCTTATGAGGAAGATGCGAAAGCAGGGGAGCAAGGTGCCTTTGCTAAAACACTTCAACAAATGAAGCGAGGAGAACGTCTCTTAATCATTTTTGGTCCAGAAGGTGGGTTATCCCCTGCGGAAATTGATAAATTTAGAGAAAAAGATTTTCTTACTTGTGGTCTTGGGCCGAGGATACTGCGGACGGAAACCGCTCCACTATATGCACTATCCGCAATATCATATCAATTTGAATTATTAAATAGAGGAGATTAG
- a CDS encoding RelA/SpoT family protein, whose product MPKNKTYTKQEVIDLCASYMNSSHTAFVQKAADFAEQAHKGQMRKSGEEYFVHPTQVAAILAELKLDPDTIATGFLHDVVEDTDYTLEDIETEFSKTVAILVDGVTKLGKIKYKSHEEQLAENHRKMLLAMANDIRIIMVKLADRLHNMRTLKFHKPEKQRSISNETLEIYAPLAHRLGINRVKWELEDTSLRYLNPQQYYRIVHLMNTKRDEREHYISDTINKITESIEELNIEASIYGRPKHIYSIYQKMKDQKKQFNEIYDLLAVRVIVDSIKDCYAVLGAIHTKWKPMPGRFKDYIAMPKANMYQSLHTTVIGLKGTPIEIQIRTEEMHQVAEFGVAAHWAYKEGTTKKVEGEENTLQRQLNWFRDLIDLQDDSRNASEFVESVKEDIFKDKVYVFTPKGDVMELPFGAGPLDFAYNVHSEVGNKTVGAKVNSKIVPLNYKLQNGDIVEVMTSPNSFGPSRDWISLVTTNKAKNKIKRFFKLQDREENIEKGRIMMEKQLQEMEFSPKEFLTKPVLKDALQRFNMQTENDLFAAVGFGELSPFIVANRITEKARRERDHQKQEQALETIEQKTKKEPSKMKIRHEGGIVIQGVDNLLIRISHCCNPVPGDEIIGYITRGRGISVHRTDCPNVQLSDENKDRLIEVEWEDSGSSTIDYETELLVEGYNRSGLLNEVLHVINSMTKNLNSVNGKIDDNKIATITLKLSIQNLSQLDKIVDKIKNIPDVYSVRRVTS is encoded by the coding sequence ATGCCAAAAAACAAAACATATACAAAACAAGAAGTAATTGATTTATGTGCTTCTTACATGAATTCTTCCCACACGGCTTTTGTCCAGAAGGCAGCTGATTTTGCCGAACAAGCGCATAAAGGTCAAATGAGGAAATCTGGTGAAGAATACTTTGTTCATCCTACCCAAGTTGCAGCTATTTTAGCAGAGTTAAAATTAGATCCAGATACAATTGCAACAGGCTTTCTTCATGATGTTGTAGAAGATACCGATTATACTTTAGAAGACATAGAAACTGAATTCTCAAAAACCGTTGCGATTTTGGTAGATGGAGTAACAAAACTAGGTAAAATCAAATACAAATCTCATGAAGAACAATTGGCAGAAAATCATCGGAAAATGCTATTAGCAATGGCGAATGACATTCGAATTATTATGGTAAAACTAGCCGACCGCTTGCACAATATGCGGACTTTAAAATTCCATAAGCCAGAAAAACAAAGAAGTATTTCAAATGAAACATTGGAAATCTATGCACCCTTGGCTCACCGTCTAGGGATCAACCGTGTGAAATGGGAATTAGAAGATACATCTTTACGTTATTTAAATCCTCAACAATATTACCGTATTGTTCATTTGATGAATACAAAACGAGATGAACGAGAACATTATATTTCCGATACGATAAATAAAATCACTGAATCAATTGAAGAATTGAATATTGAAGCGAGTATTTACGGCAGGCCAAAACACATTTATTCTATTTACCAAAAAATGAAAGATCAGAAAAAGCAATTTAATGAAATCTATGATTTATTAGCTGTACGAGTAATCGTGGATTCTATTAAAGATTGCTACGCTGTTTTAGGTGCAATCCATACAAAATGGAAGCCTATGCCAGGACGCTTTAAAGATTATATTGCTATGCCAAAAGCAAATATGTATCAATCTCTGCATACTACTGTGATCGGATTAAAGGGCACCCCCATTGAAATCCAAATAAGAACGGAAGAAATGCATCAGGTAGCTGAGTTTGGGGTTGCGGCTCACTGGGCTTATAAAGAGGGTACTACTAAGAAAGTTGAAGGGGAAGAAAACACCCTTCAAAGACAGTTGAACTGGTTCCGTGATTTGATTGACTTACAAGATGATTCACGTAATGCGAGTGAATTTGTAGAAAGTGTAAAAGAAGATATATTTAAAGACAAGGTGTATGTATTCACTCCGAAAGGTGACGTTATGGAGTTGCCATTTGGTGCCGGACCTTTAGATTTTGCCTATAATGTCCATTCAGAAGTTGGTAATAAAACTGTAGGGGCAAAAGTAAATAGTAAAATTGTTCCTCTGAACTATAAACTTCAAAATGGTGATATTGTAGAAGTTATGACATCCCCAAATTCATTTGGGCCAAGTCGTGACTGGATTAGCTTAGTGACAACCAATAAAGCAAAAAATAAAATCAAGCGCTTCTTTAAGTTGCAGGATCGAGAAGAAAATATTGAAAAAGGACGCATAATGATGGAGAAACAACTCCAAGAAATGGAATTTTCTCCTAAAGAGTTTTTGACAAAGCCAGTGTTAAAAGACGCTTTACAAAGATTCAATATGCAGACTGAAAATGATTTATTTGCGGCAGTTGGTTTTGGAGAACTTTCCCCATTCATTGTTGCAAATAGAATTACAGAAAAAGCTCGTCGGGAAAGAGATCATCAAAAACAAGAGCAAGCGTTGGAAACAATTGAGCAAAAAACGAAAAAAGAGCCCTCTAAAATGAAAATACGTCATGAAGGAGGCATTGTCATCCAGGGTGTTGACAATCTTTTAATACGGATTAGCCACTGTTGTAATCCTGTTCCAGGTGATGAGATCATTGGTTATATTACTCGAGGAAGAGGAATCTCTGTTCATCGAACCGATTGTCCGAACGTCCAACTTTCTGATGAAAATAAAGATCGGTTAATCGAAGTTGAATGGGAAGATTCTGGATCATCGACAATTGATTATGAAACCGAGTTATTGGTAGAAGGATACAATCGTTCCGGTTTATTGAATGAAGTGCTTCATGTTATCAACTCCATGACAAAGAATTTAAATAGTGTAAATGGAAAAATAGATGATAATAAAATCGCGACTATTACGCTTAAGTTGAGTATCCAAAACTTAAGCCAGTTAGATAAAATTGTCGACAAAATTAAAAATATTCCGGATGTATACAGCGTTCGTCGGGTAACATCTTAA
- a CDS encoding DNA-3-methyladenine glycosylase: MIDKLFKGDYTTKEIAQNLLGKLLVHEKDGKRVSGFIVETEAYLGIEDMAAHSFGGRKTERTYAMFQEAGTLYVHVMHTHVLLNIITQEKGIPEGVLIRAIEPFEGIGIMEENRIKHGYQLTNGPGNLTKALGITMKYYGESIFGKQVFIDESFSRKPKKILSSPRIGIANKGIWTEKELRFFVEGNPYVSRRKGKIASDLGWL, from the coding sequence ATGATAGATAAGCTTTTTAAAGGAGATTATACGACAAAAGAAATTGCTCAAAATTTACTAGGAAAACTACTTGTACATGAAAAGGATGGAAAGAGAGTTTCGGGTTTCATTGTGGAAACTGAAGCGTACTTGGGAATTGAGGATATGGCTGCTCATAGTTTTGGAGGAAGAAAAACAGAGCGAACGTATGCTATGTTCCAAGAAGCTGGAACGTTATATGTGCATGTCATGCATACACATGTTTTACTGAATATTATTACGCAAGAAAAAGGTATCCCAGAAGGTGTGTTAATCAGAGCAATAGAGCCATTTGAAGGAATTGGAATAATGGAAGAAAATCGAATTAAACATGGATATCAGTTAACAAATGGTCCTGGAAATTTAACAAAAGCTTTAGGAATTACGATGAAATATTATGGGGAATCAATTTTTGGTAAGCAAGTATTTATCGATGAATCATTCAGCCGTAAACCTAAAAAGATTCTTTCATCGCCGCGAATTGGTATAGCGAATAAAGGGATTTGGACAGAAAAAGAGTTGAGATTCTTTGTTGAAGGGAATCCTTATGTATCGAGAAGAAAAGGCAAAATAGCATCTGATTTGGGATGGCTATAA
- the deoC gene encoding deoxyribose-phosphate aldolase: MNLNKYIDHTLLKPEATETDIQNLCQEAIEYDFMSVCVQPFWVKKVAAFLNDSDVKVCTVIGFPHGANTAEVKTFEAKQAVQNGAEEVDMVINIGAMKERAYDVVQHEISSIVEAIKGKAILKVIIETSLLTDEEKKAACEIAKEAGADFVKTSTGFSTGGAMLEDIRLMRETVGSDMGVKASGGVRSYEDAKNFIEAGATRLGASSGKAIVDEWKETLNK, translated from the coding sequence ATGAATCTAAACAAATATATTGACCATACTTTATTGAAGCCAGAAGCGACAGAAACAGATATTCAAAACTTATGTCAAGAGGCAATTGAATACGACTTTATGTCCGTCTGTGTCCAACCGTTTTGGGTGAAGAAAGTGGCTGCTTTTCTGAATGATTCAGATGTAAAAGTATGTACGGTCATCGGTTTTCCACACGGAGCAAACACTGCTGAAGTAAAAACATTTGAAGCAAAACAAGCTGTTCAAAATGGTGCTGAGGAAGTAGATATGGTTATCAACATCGGAGCAATGAAAGAGAGAGCCTATGATGTGGTACAGCATGAAATTTCTTCAATTGTGGAAGCAATTAAAGGCAAAGCAATATTAAAGGTAATTATTGAGACATCCCTGTTGACGGATGAAGAAAAAAAAGCAGCATGTGAGATTGCAAAAGAAGCGGGAGCTGACTTTGTAAAGACATCCACTGGTTTTTCAACTGGCGGAGCAATGTTAGAAGATATCCGGTTAATGCGCGAAACCGTTGGCTCTGATATGGGAGTGAAAGCGAGCGGCGGCGTTCGATCATATGAAGACGCAAAAAACTTCATCGAAGCAGGTGCCACACGTTTAGGAGCGTCAAGCGGAAAAGCCATTGTAGATGAATGGAAAGAAACTTTAAATAAATAA
- a CDS encoding DUF3013 family protein, producing MQKNIINKIQKTMESLHFPCEWRIEWFKQKHTIEIVVMIPVTLEKDSTVTDQYEKVNIHDNFVFEDAVLLYDTRLSDIKNSNYLATIEFDKEDGLYGGTIESICKNLRVSVGQAMNDLHEFLQDDAQVRFEIKWNDNNYQNTIKTLKDIDRFDYAIYSYPSEITEDVVDENEVE from the coding sequence ATGCAAAAAAACATCATCAATAAAATTCAGAAAACAATGGAGAGCCTTCACTTTCCTTGTGAATGGAGAATAGAGTGGTTTAAACAGAAACACACCATTGAAATTGTTGTTATGATACCTGTTACACTAGAAAAAGATTCTACAGTGACGGATCAATACGAAAAGGTTAATATTCATGATAATTTTGTTTTCGAAGATGCTGTATTGCTGTATGATACACGGTTATCAGATATTAAAAATAGTAACTATTTAGCTACCATCGAATTTGATAAAGAGGATGGCTTATACGGCGGTACAATTGAATCGATTTGTAAAAATTTAAGAGTCAGCGTAGGACAAGCAATGAATGATTTACATGAATTCTTACAGGACGATGCACAAGTTCGATTTGAAATAAAGTGGAATGATAACAATTATCAGAATACAATTAAAACATTGAAGGATATAGATAGATTTGATTATGCAATCTATTCTTATCCGTCAGAAATTACAGAAGATGTGGTGGACGAGAATGAAGTGGAATGA